GCCTTGAAAGGGCGATGTCCTAGGCCGGGCTAGACGATGGGGACACGGATGGTGAGCCGCGTTGGATTCGAACCAACGACCCACGCCTTAAAAGGGCGTTGCTCTACCAACTGAGCTAGCGGCCCTCTGGGTCCTATAGAATACACGCGCCCTCGGTTTTTTGTCAATCGCAGCAGGCGTCAAAAGACGGTCGTCAACGTACCCATCCGGCACGAGAAGGGGTTCATTCATCCTTCCCGGACCTGGAGCGGTTTGCACTCCTGCCGAGACAGACGCACTTCACGACGTCGAGTTTCTTTATTCTCGTACAGCCATTGCAAGAAACACAATCGGCCTTCGTCTTGCCTTCCCTTAACCTTTCCAGGAGATCGGGTTCCCTGATCAGGGGTCTCGCAAGTGAGACGAGGTCTGCATAGCCCTTCTTGAGGACCTCCTCCATGACCGTCTTCGACCGCATCCCTCCTACGAGCATAACAGGGATATGGAGGGCTTTCTTAAACGCCCTTCCAGCCTCCCTGAAGTATGCCTCTCTGTCTTCGCTCAGGATGCCGGGCTGAATTGTTGCGTCTCCTGCCTCATACATGCCGCCGCTTACCTCGACAGCGTCAATCCCCAGGCCTTCCAGTCTTCTTGCGATCCTCACCGCCTCCCTTGTCTTCAGGCCGCCCTCGACCATGTCGTCGCCATTCATCTTGATCATGACCGGATAATCTTCTCCTGCCTCTTTTCTTACGGCTCTGAAGACCTCTTCGAGAAAGTGGAACCTTCGCTCCTCGTCGCCGCCCCAGTAGTCATCACGCCTGTTCGTATGGGGAGAGAGGAACTCGCTTACGAGGTAGCCGTGGGCGCCGTGGATCTGGAGCGCGTCAAAGCCTGAGATCCTGGCGCGTCTCGCAGCCTCTCCGAAGGCGTCGACGATTTCCCATATCTCCTCCTCCTTCATCGCCCTTGGCATGATCTTTGTGGAAGGATCATATACGGGCGAAGGCGCGATCGGCTCATTCCCTCCGAGAAGGAGGGGGATGGACTGCCTGCCCCCGTGGGAGAGTTGAACGGCGATGACTCCTCCGGCTTCATGGACTGCATCAGTGAGGTTCTTCAGCCCCTTGATGTAGATGTCGCTGTGAACGCAGAGCATCTGCGGCGCCGATCTTCCCGACGGGTGGACAAGGGCATTGCCTGTGATGATCAGTCCGACGCCGCCCCTGGCAAGGTTGCGGTAGAGTTCTATAATCGAGTCAGTGACAAAGCCGTCTTCGTCTGCCCGCTTTTCGTAGGTGGCAGAACGCACGAGGCGGTTCTTAAGCTCCAGTCCATTGAGAGAAAAAGGCTGGAATAGCATGCTCACCTCCACATTCAGTCGATCCAGATTTTCGCCGCTTCAAAGGCAACAGGTGCTTTTTCCGGACTTCACATCTTCAGTCGGATCGCCATATTGATTGCTTCGATCATGCTCGCAGGAACGGCAATGCCTTTCCATGCGATATCATAGGCCGTCCCATGGTCGGGCGATGTCCTGATGATGGGCAGTCCGACGGTTACGTTGACGCCCGTATCAAAGGCAATCATCTTGAGGGGGATCAATCCCTGATCGTGATACATAGTTACGATGATATCGATGGCGCCATGATAGGCCTTGTGAAAAAGGGTATCAGGAGGATAGGGACCATCAACAGTGATTCCCTCGTTCTTTGCGGCCTCGATTGCAGGGATGATCGCCTCGGCTTCCTCCTCGCCAAAAATGCCCGATTCCCCGGCGTGGGGGTTTAATCCTGCGACAGCTATGGCCGGGCTGTCGATCCCGAGCATGTCGCAGGCCTTCTGGGCAAGGCGGATCGTCCGCAGTACCCGTTCTCTTGTGATGAGGCCAGGGACGTCCCTCAGCGCCGTATGGATCGTCACGAGGATGACTCGAAGCGGTCCTCCCGCCAGCATCATAGCATACTCCTTCGTGCCGGTGAACTCGGCGAGCATTTCGGTATGTCCGGGCCATCGGAAGCCTGCAAGTTTCAGAGCCTCTTTTGAGATAGGGGCTGTAACAATTCCATCGACCTTCTTCTCCGCTGCGAGTTTAACAGCCTTCCTGATATACTCCACACAGGCCTTTCCATTCTGGGCATCGGGAACAGTTTTCTTGTACGAGGTAAGCACATTGACGTCCAGGAGCCAGAGAG
The Thermodesulfovibrionales bacterium genome window above contains:
- the pdxA gene encoding 4-hydroxythreonine-4-phosphate dehydrogenase PdxA, with protein sequence MKKIALTLGDPAGIGAEVLVKALSSPHVRGCLPVMIGDLPVVRDALSLCKSSLDLKIIKSPDEASLSPGTLWLLDVNVLTSYKKTVPDAQNGKACVEYIRKAVKLAAEKKVDGIVTAPISKEALKLAGFRWPGHTEMLAEFTGTKEYAMMLAGGPLRVILVTIHTALRDVPGLITRERVLRTIRLAQKACDMLGIDSPAIAVAGLNPHAGESGIFGEEEAEAIIPAIEAAKNEGITVDGPYPPDTLFHKAYHGAIDIIVTMYHDQGLIPLKMIAFDTGVNVTVGLPIIRTSPDHGTAYDIAWKGIAVPASMIEAINMAIRLKM
- a CDS encoding NADH:flavin oxidoreductase, whose translation is MLFQPFSLNGLELKNRLVRSATYEKRADEDGFVTDSIIELYRNLARGGVGLIITGNALVHPSGRSAPQMLCVHSDIYIKGLKNLTDAVHEAGGVIAVQLSHGGRQSIPLLLGGNEPIAPSPVYDPSTKIMPRAMKEEEIWEIVDAFGEAARRARISGFDALQIHGAHGYLVSEFLSPHTNRRDDYWGGDEERRFHFLEEVFRAVRKEAGEDYPVMIKMNGDDMVEGGLKTREAVRIARRLEGLGIDAVEVSGGMYEAGDATIQPGILSEDREAYFREAGRAFKKALHIPVMLVGGMRSKTVMEEVLKKGYADLVSLARPLIREPDLLERLREGKTKADCVSCNGCTRIKKLDVVKCVCLGRSANRSRSGKDE